Proteins encoded by one window of Bubalus bubalis isolate 160015118507 breed Murrah chromosome 4, NDDB_SH_1, whole genome shotgun sequence:
- the TMEM106C gene encoding transmembrane protein 106C yields MGSRHSTYAHRPFSKRRKADDTEDSLAEREQQEAIAQFPYVEFTGRDSVTCLTCQGTGYIPEQVNELVALIPHSDQRLRPQRTKQYVLLSILLCLLASGLVVFFLFPHSVLVDDDGIKVVKVTFDEQRSLVILAITATLKIRNSNFYSVAVTSLSSEVQYMNTVVGSYTTTNISLIPPRSEHLVNFTAKAEMGGPYSYVYFFCTLPYIGVHNIVVFVRTSVKISYIGHVTQSSLETHHYVDCGVNSTAV; encoded by the exons ATGGGGTCCCGTCATTCCACCTATGCTCACCGGCCTTTCAGCAAGCGAAGGAAAGCAGATGACACTGAGGATTCTCTGGCCGAACGGGAGCAGCAGGAGGCTATTGCTCAGTTCCCCTATGTGGAATTCACCGGGCGAGATAGCGTTACCTGTCTCACGTGTCAGGGGACAGGCTACATTCCAG AGCAAGTTAATGAGTTGGTGGCTTTGATCCCTCACAGCGATCAGCGGTTGCGTCCTCAGAGAAC GAAGCAGTATGTCCTCCTCTCTATCCTGCTCTGCCTCCTGGCGTCTGGTTTGGTGGTTTTCTTCCTGTTTCCACATTCAGTCCTCGTGGATGATGATGGCATCAAAGTGGTGAAAGTCACATTTGATGAGCAGAGGTCCCTTGTCATCCTCGCCATCACG GCCACTCTGAAAATTAGAAACTCCAACTTCTACTCTGTGGCAGTGACCAGCCTGTCCAGCGAGGTTCAGTACATGAACACCGTGGTTGGGTCGTACACGACGACTAACATCTCCCTCATTCCGCCTCGGAGCGAACACTTG GTGAATTTTACTGCGAAGGCCGAGATGGGAGGACCATATTCCTATGTGTA CTTCTTCTGCACGCTACCCTATATTGGAGTGCACAACATAGTGGTCTTCGTTCG AACTTCGGTGAAGATTTCCTACATTGGCCACGTGACCCAGAGCTCCTTGGAGACACATCACTATGTGGATTGTGGAGTAAATTCCACAGCAGTTTAG
- the COL2A1 gene encoding collagen alpha-1(II) chain isoform X2, with product MIRLGAPQTLVLLTLLVAAVLRCHGQDVRQPGPKGQKGEPGDIKDIVGPKGPPGPQGPAGEQGPRGDRGDKGEKGAPGPRGRDGEPGTPGNPGPPGPPGPPGPPGLGGNFAAQMAGGFDEKAGGAQMGVMQGPMGPMGPRGPPGPAGAPGPQGFQGNPGEPGEPGVSGPMGPRGPPGPPGKPGDDGEAGKPGKSGERGPPGPQGARGFPGTPGLPGVKGHRGYPGLDGAKGEAGAPGVKGESGSPGENGSPGPMGPRGLPGERGRTGPAGAAGARGNDGQPGPAGPPGPVGPAGGPGFPGAPGAKGEAGPTGARGPEGAQGPRGEPGTPGSPGPAGAAGNPGTDGIPGAKGSAGAPGIAGAPGFPGPRGPPGPQGATGPLGPKGQTGEPGIAGFKGEQGPKGEPGPAGPQGAPGPAGEEGKRGARGEPGGAGPAGPPGERGAPGNRGFPGQDGLAGPKGAPGERGPSGLAGPKGANGDPGRPGEPGLPGARGLTGRPGDAGPQGKVGPSGAPGEDGRPGPPGPQGARGQPGVMGFPGPKGANGEPGKAGEKGLPGAPGLRGLPGKDGETGAAGPPGPAGPAGERGEQGAPGPSGFQGLPGPPGPPGEGGKPGDQGVPGEAGAPGLVGPRGERGFPGERGSPGSQGLQGARGLPGTPGTDGPKGAAGPAGPPGAQGPPGLQGMPGERGAAGIAGPKGDRGDVGEKGPEGAPGKDGGRGLTGPIGPPGPAGANGEKGEVGPPGPAGTAGARGAPGERGETGPPGPAGFAGPPGADGQPGAKGEQGEAGQKGDAGAPGPQGPSGAPGPQGPTGVTGPKGARGAQGPPGATGFPGAAGRVGPPGSNGNPGPPGPPGPSGKDGPKGARGDSGPPGRAGDPGLQGPAGPPGEKGEPGDDGPSGPDGPPGPQGLAGQRGIVGLPGQRGERGFPGLPGPSGEPGKQGAPGASGDRGPPGPVGPPGLTGPAGEPGREGSPGADGPPGRDGAAGVKGDRGETGAVGAPGAPGPPGSPGPAGPVGKQGDRGEAGAQGPMGPAGPAGARGMPGPQGPRGDKGETGEAGERGLKGHRGFTGLQGLPGPPGPSGDQGASGPAGPSGPRGPPGPVGPSGKDGANGIPGPIGPPGPRGRSGETGPAGPPGNPGPPGPPGPPGPGIDMSAFAGLGQREKGPDPLQYMRADEAAGNLRQHDAEVDATLKSLNNQIESLRSPEGSRKNPARTCRDLKLCHPEWKSGDYWIDPNQGCTLDAMKVFCNMETGETCVYPNPASVPKKNWWSSKSKDKKHIWFGETINGGFHFSYGDDNLAPNTANVQMTFLRLLSTEGSQNITYHCKNSIAYLDEAAGNLKKALLIQGSNDVEIRAEGNSRFTYTVLKDGCTKHTGKWGKTMIEYRSQKTSRLPIIDIAPMDIGGPEQEFGVDIGPVCFL from the exons GGCAACCAGGACCAAAG GGACAGAAAGGAGAACCTGGAGATATCAAGGAC ATCGTAGGACCCAAGGGACCTCCTGGACCTCAg ggACCCGCAGGTGAACAAGGACCCAGAGGTGATCGTGGTGACAAAGGTGAAAAA GGTGCTCCTGGACCTCGTGGCAGAGATGGAGAGCCTGGGACCCCTGGAAACCCTGGCCCCCCTGGTCCTCCCGGCCCCCCCGGCCCCCCTGGCCTTGGTGGA AACTTTGCTGCCCAGATGGCTGGTGGATTTGATGAGAAGGCTGGTGGCGCCCAGATGGGAGTAATGCAGGGACCAATG GGCCCCATGGGACCTCGGGGACCCCCAGGCCCTGCTGGTGCTCCC GGACCTCAAGGATTTCAAGGCAACCCTGGTGAACCTGGGGAACCCGGTGTTTCT GGTCCCATGGGGCCCCGTGGTCCTCCTGGCCCCCCTGGGAAACCTGGTGATGAT GGTGAAGCTGGAAAGCCTGGAAAATCTGGCGAGAGAGGCCCTCCTGGCCCTCAG GGTGCTCGTGGTTTCCCAGGAACCCCAGGCCTTCCTGGTGTCAAAGGTCACAGA GGTTACCCAGGTCTAGATGGTGCTAAGGGAGAAGCTGGTGCTCCAGGTGTGAAG GGTGAGAGTGGTTCCCCAGGTGAGAACGGTTCTCCAGGCCCAATG GGTCCCCGCGGCTTGCCTGGTGAGAGAGGACGGACTGGCCCTGCCGGCGCTGCA GGCGCTCGAGGCAATGACGGTCAACCAGGCCCTGCAGGGCCTCCG GGTCCTGTGGGTCCTGCTGGCGGTCCTGGCTTTCCTGGTGCTCCTGGTGCCAAG GGTGAAGCTGGCCCCACCGGTGCTCGAGGTCCCGAAGGCGCCCAGGGTCCTCGCGGTGAACCGGGTACTCCTGGGTCCCCTGGGCCAGCTGGTGCTGCT GGCAACCCTGGAACTGATGGAATCCCTGGAGCCAAGGGATCTGCT GGTGCCCCTGGCATTGCTGGTGCTCCCGGCTTCCCTGGACCCCGTGGTCCACCCGGCCCTCAAGGTGCAACTGGTCCTCTGGGCCCGAAAGGTCAAACG GGTGAGCCTGGTATTGCTGGCTTCAAAGGCGAACAAGGCCCCAAGGGAGAACCG GGCCCTGCTGGTCCCCAAGGAGCCCCTGGTCCTGCTGgtgaagaagggaaaagaggtGCCCGTGGAGAACCTGGTGGTGCTGGGCCCGCCGGTCCCCCTGGAGAAAGA GGTGCTCCTGGAAACCGTGGTTTCCCAGGTCAGGATGGTCTGGCAGGTCCCAAG GGAGCCCCTGGAGAGCGAGGACCCAGTGGCCTTGCTGGTCCCAAGGGAGCCAACGGTGACCCTGGCCGTCCTGGAGAGCCTGGCCTTCCTGGAGCCCGG GGTCTCACTGGTCGCCCTGGTGATGCTGGTCCTCAAGGCAAAGTTGGTCCTTCC GGAGCCCCTGGTGAAGACGGTCGCCCTGGACCCCCAGGTCCTCAGGGGGCTCGTGGGCAGCCTGGTGTCATGGGTTTCCCTGGCCCCAAAGGTGCCAAT GGTGAGCCTGGCAAAGCTGGTGAGAAAGGACTGCCTGGTGCTCCTGGTCTGAGA GGTCTTCCTGGCAAAGATGGTGAGACAGGTGCTGCAGGCCCCCCTGGACCCGCT GGACCAGCTGGTGAACGAGGCGAGCAGGGTGCTCCTGGGCCATCTGGGTTCCAG GGACTTCCTGGCCCTCCCGGCCCCCCAGGAGAAGGTGGAAAACCAGGTGACCAG GGTGTTCCTGGTGAAGCTGGAGCTCCTGGCCTCGTGGGTCCCAGG GGTGAACGAGGTTTCCCAGGAGAACGTGGCTCCCCTGGCTCCCAGGGCCTCCAGGGGGCCCGCGGCCTCCCCGGCACTCCTGGCACTGATGGTCCCAAA GGCGCAGCTGGCCCAGCTGGCCCCCCTGGGGCTCAGGGCCCTCCAGGTCTGCAGGGCATGCCCGGTGAGAGGGGAGCAGCTGGTATCGCCGGACCCAAGGGAGACAGG GGTGATGTTGGTGAGAAAGGCCCCGAGGGCGCCCCCGGGAAGGACGGTGGACGA GGTCTGACTGGCCCCATTGGCCCCCCTGGCCCAGCCGGTGCCAACGGTGAGAAG GGAGAAGTTGGACCCCCTGGTCCTGCTGGAACTGCTGGTGCTCGAGGTGCCCCG GGTGAACGTGGAGAGACAGGCCCCCCTGGACCCGCTGGATTCGCCGGTCCCCCT GGTGCTGATGGCCAGCCTGGTGCCAAAGGTGAACAAGGAGAAGCCGGCCAGAAAGGTGACGCTGGTGCCCCCGGTCCTCAGGGCCCCTCTGGAGCTCCTGGGCCTCAG GGTCCTACTGGTGTGACTGGTCCTAAAGGAGCCCGAGGTGCTCAAGGCCCCCCG GGAGCCACCGGATTCCCCGGAGCAGCTGGCCGCGTCGGACCCCCAGGCTCCAAT GGCAACCCTGGACCCCCCGGTCCTCCTGGTCCTTCTGGAAAAGATGGTCCTAAAGGTGCTCGAGGAGACAGTGGCCCCCCTGGCCGAGCTGGTGACCCTGGCCTCCAAGGTCCTGCTGGACCCCCTGGCGAGAAGGGAGAGCCTGGAGATGATGGTCCTTCT GGTCCCGACGGTCCCCCAGGTCCTCAGGGTCTGGCTGGTCAGAGGGGCATCGTTGGTCTGCCTGGACAGCGTGGTGAGCGAGGATTCCCCGGCCTCCCCGGCCCCTCG GGTGAGCCTGGCAAGCAGGGAGCCCCTGGAGCATCTGGAGACCGAGGTCCCCCTGGCCCTGTGGGTCCTCCTGGCCTGACTGGTCCTGCTGGCGAGCCTGGACGTGAG GGAAGCCCCGGTGCTGACGGCCCCCCTGGCAGAGATGGCGCGGCTGGAGTCAAG GGTGACCGTGGAGAGACTGGTGCCGTGGGTGCCCCTGGAGCCCCCGGGCCCCCTGGCTCTCCTGGCCCCGCCGGCCCAGTTGGCAAGCAGGGAGACCGAGGAGAAGCT GGCGCACAAGGTCCCATGGGACCTGCAGGACCTGCTGGAGCCCGGGGAATGCCA GGCCCTCAAGGCCCCCGAGGTGACAAAGGAGAAACTGGAGAGGCTGGCGAGAGGGGACTGAAGGGACACCGTGGCTTCACTGGTCTGCAGGGTCTGCCCGGCCCCCCT GGTCCTTCTGGAGACCAGGGTGCTTCCGGTCCTGCAGGTCCTTCTGGCCCCAGA GGTCCTCCTGGCCCCGTCGGTCCCTCTGGCAAAGATGGTGCTAACGGAATCCCTGGCCCCATTGGACCTCCTGGGCCCCGTGGACGTTCCGGCGAGACTGGCCCTGCT GGTCCTCCTGGAAACCCTGGACCCCCTGGCCCTCCTGGCCCCCCTGGCCCTGGCATCGACATGTCTGCCTTTGCTGGCCTTGGCCAGAGAGAGAAGGGCCCTGATCCTCTGCAGTACATGCGGGCCGACGAGGCAGCCGGCAACCTGAGACAGCATGATGCCGAGGTGGACGCCACACTCAAGTCCCTCAACAACCAGATCGAGAGCCTCCGCAGCCCCGAGGGCTCCCGCAAGAACCCAGCTCGCACCTGCCGAGACCTGAAACTCTGCCACCCTGAGTGGAAGAGCG GAGACTACTGGATCGACCCCAACCAGGGCTGCACCCTGGATGCCATGAAGGTTTTCTGCAACATGGAGACTGGCGAGACCTGCGTCTACCCCAACCCGGCCAGCGTCCCCAAGAAGAACTGGTGGAGCAGCAAGAGCAAGGACAAGAAACACATCTGGTTTGGAGAAACCATCAACGGTGGCTTCCAC TTCAGCTATGGAGATGACAACCTGGCTCCCAACACCGCCAACGTCCAGATGACCTTCCTGCGCCTGCTGTCCACCGAGGGCTCTCAGAACATCACCTACCACTGCAAGAACAGCATTGCCTACCTGGACGAAGCTGCTGGCAACCTCAAGAAGGCTCTGCTCATCCAGGGCTCCAACGATGTGGAGATCCGGGCTGAGGGCAACAGCAGGTTCACATACACCGTTCTGAAGGATGGCTGCACG AAACACACCGGTAAGTGGGGCAAGACTATGATCGAGTACCGGTCACAGAAGACCTCCCGTCTGCCCATCATTGACATTGCACCCATGGACATAGGAGGGCCCGAGCAGGAATTCGGTGTGGACATAGGGCCTGTCTGCTTCTTGTAA
- the COL2A1 gene encoding collagen alpha-1(II) chain isoform X1, with translation MIRLGAPQTLVLLTLLVAAVLRCHGQDVQKAGSCVQDGQRYNDKDVWKPEPCRICVCDTGTVLCDDIICEDMKDCLSPETPFGECCPICSADLPTASGQPGPKGQKGEPGDIKDIVGPKGPPGPQGPAGEQGPRGDRGDKGEKGAPGPRGRDGEPGTPGNPGPPGPPGPPGPPGLGGNFAAQMAGGFDEKAGGAQMGVMQGPMGPMGPRGPPGPAGAPGPQGFQGNPGEPGEPGVSGPMGPRGPPGPPGKPGDDGEAGKPGKSGERGPPGPQGARGFPGTPGLPGVKGHRGYPGLDGAKGEAGAPGVKGESGSPGENGSPGPMGPRGLPGERGRTGPAGAAGARGNDGQPGPAGPPGPVGPAGGPGFPGAPGAKGEAGPTGARGPEGAQGPRGEPGTPGSPGPAGAAGNPGTDGIPGAKGSAGAPGIAGAPGFPGPRGPPGPQGATGPLGPKGQTGEPGIAGFKGEQGPKGEPGPAGPQGAPGPAGEEGKRGARGEPGGAGPAGPPGERGAPGNRGFPGQDGLAGPKGAPGERGPSGLAGPKGANGDPGRPGEPGLPGARGLTGRPGDAGPQGKVGPSGAPGEDGRPGPPGPQGARGQPGVMGFPGPKGANGEPGKAGEKGLPGAPGLRGLPGKDGETGAAGPPGPAGPAGERGEQGAPGPSGFQGLPGPPGPPGEGGKPGDQGVPGEAGAPGLVGPRGERGFPGERGSPGSQGLQGARGLPGTPGTDGPKGAAGPAGPPGAQGPPGLQGMPGERGAAGIAGPKGDRGDVGEKGPEGAPGKDGGRGLTGPIGPPGPAGANGEKGEVGPPGPAGTAGARGAPGERGETGPPGPAGFAGPPGADGQPGAKGEQGEAGQKGDAGAPGPQGPSGAPGPQGPTGVTGPKGARGAQGPPGATGFPGAAGRVGPPGSNGNPGPPGPPGPSGKDGPKGARGDSGPPGRAGDPGLQGPAGPPGEKGEPGDDGPSGPDGPPGPQGLAGQRGIVGLPGQRGERGFPGLPGPSGEPGKQGAPGASGDRGPPGPVGPPGLTGPAGEPGREGSPGADGPPGRDGAAGVKGDRGETGAVGAPGAPGPPGSPGPAGPVGKQGDRGEAGAQGPMGPAGPAGARGMPGPQGPRGDKGETGEAGERGLKGHRGFTGLQGLPGPPGPSGDQGASGPAGPSGPRGPPGPVGPSGKDGANGIPGPIGPPGPRGRSGETGPAGPPGNPGPPGPPGPPGPGIDMSAFAGLGQREKGPDPLQYMRADEAAGNLRQHDAEVDATLKSLNNQIESLRSPEGSRKNPARTCRDLKLCHPEWKSGDYWIDPNQGCTLDAMKVFCNMETGETCVYPNPASVPKKNWWSSKSKDKKHIWFGETINGGFHFSYGDDNLAPNTANVQMTFLRLLSTEGSQNITYHCKNSIAYLDEAAGNLKKALLIQGSNDVEIRAEGNSRFTYTVLKDGCTKHTGKWGKTMIEYRSQKTSRLPIIDIAPMDIGGPEQEFGVDIGPVCFL, from the exons AGAAGGCTGGCAGCTGTGTGCAGGACGGGCAGAGGTATAATGATAAGGATGTGTGGAAGCCCGAGCCCTGCCGGATCTGTGTCTGTGACACTGGGACTGTCCTCTGCGACGACATAATCTGTGAAGACATGAAAGACTGCCTCAGCCCCGAGACCCCCTTCGGAGAGTGCTGCCCCATCTGCTCAGCTGACCTCCCCACTGCCAGTG GGCAACCAGGACCAAAG GGACAGAAAGGAGAACCTGGAGATATCAAGGAC ATCGTAGGACCCAAGGGACCTCCTGGACCTCAg ggACCCGCAGGTGAACAAGGACCCAGAGGTGATCGTGGTGACAAAGGTGAAAAA GGTGCTCCTGGACCTCGTGGCAGAGATGGAGAGCCTGGGACCCCTGGAAACCCTGGCCCCCCTGGTCCTCCCGGCCCCCCCGGCCCCCCTGGCCTTGGTGGA AACTTTGCTGCCCAGATGGCTGGTGGATTTGATGAGAAGGCTGGTGGCGCCCAGATGGGAGTAATGCAGGGACCAATG GGCCCCATGGGACCTCGGGGACCCCCAGGCCCTGCTGGTGCTCCC GGACCTCAAGGATTTCAAGGCAACCCTGGTGAACCTGGGGAACCCGGTGTTTCT GGTCCCATGGGGCCCCGTGGTCCTCCTGGCCCCCCTGGGAAACCTGGTGATGAT GGTGAAGCTGGAAAGCCTGGAAAATCTGGCGAGAGAGGCCCTCCTGGCCCTCAG GGTGCTCGTGGTTTCCCAGGAACCCCAGGCCTTCCTGGTGTCAAAGGTCACAGA GGTTACCCAGGTCTAGATGGTGCTAAGGGAGAAGCTGGTGCTCCAGGTGTGAAG GGTGAGAGTGGTTCCCCAGGTGAGAACGGTTCTCCAGGCCCAATG GGTCCCCGCGGCTTGCCTGGTGAGAGAGGACGGACTGGCCCTGCCGGCGCTGCA GGCGCTCGAGGCAATGACGGTCAACCAGGCCCTGCAGGGCCTCCG GGTCCTGTGGGTCCTGCTGGCGGTCCTGGCTTTCCTGGTGCTCCTGGTGCCAAG GGTGAAGCTGGCCCCACCGGTGCTCGAGGTCCCGAAGGCGCCCAGGGTCCTCGCGGTGAACCGGGTACTCCTGGGTCCCCTGGGCCAGCTGGTGCTGCT GGCAACCCTGGAACTGATGGAATCCCTGGAGCCAAGGGATCTGCT GGTGCCCCTGGCATTGCTGGTGCTCCCGGCTTCCCTGGACCCCGTGGTCCACCCGGCCCTCAAGGTGCAACTGGTCCTCTGGGCCCGAAAGGTCAAACG GGTGAGCCTGGTATTGCTGGCTTCAAAGGCGAACAAGGCCCCAAGGGAGAACCG GGCCCTGCTGGTCCCCAAGGAGCCCCTGGTCCTGCTGgtgaagaagggaaaagaggtGCCCGTGGAGAACCTGGTGGTGCTGGGCCCGCCGGTCCCCCTGGAGAAAGA GGTGCTCCTGGAAACCGTGGTTTCCCAGGTCAGGATGGTCTGGCAGGTCCCAAG GGAGCCCCTGGAGAGCGAGGACCCAGTGGCCTTGCTGGTCCCAAGGGAGCCAACGGTGACCCTGGCCGTCCTGGAGAGCCTGGCCTTCCTGGAGCCCGG GGTCTCACTGGTCGCCCTGGTGATGCTGGTCCTCAAGGCAAAGTTGGTCCTTCC GGAGCCCCTGGTGAAGACGGTCGCCCTGGACCCCCAGGTCCTCAGGGGGCTCGTGGGCAGCCTGGTGTCATGGGTTTCCCTGGCCCCAAAGGTGCCAAT GGTGAGCCTGGCAAAGCTGGTGAGAAAGGACTGCCTGGTGCTCCTGGTCTGAGA GGTCTTCCTGGCAAAGATGGTGAGACAGGTGCTGCAGGCCCCCCTGGACCCGCT GGACCAGCTGGTGAACGAGGCGAGCAGGGTGCTCCTGGGCCATCTGGGTTCCAG GGACTTCCTGGCCCTCCCGGCCCCCCAGGAGAAGGTGGAAAACCAGGTGACCAG GGTGTTCCTGGTGAAGCTGGAGCTCCTGGCCTCGTGGGTCCCAGG GGTGAACGAGGTTTCCCAGGAGAACGTGGCTCCCCTGGCTCCCAGGGCCTCCAGGGGGCCCGCGGCCTCCCCGGCACTCCTGGCACTGATGGTCCCAAA GGCGCAGCTGGCCCAGCTGGCCCCCCTGGGGCTCAGGGCCCTCCAGGTCTGCAGGGCATGCCCGGTGAGAGGGGAGCAGCTGGTATCGCCGGACCCAAGGGAGACAGG GGTGATGTTGGTGAGAAAGGCCCCGAGGGCGCCCCCGGGAAGGACGGTGGACGA GGTCTGACTGGCCCCATTGGCCCCCCTGGCCCAGCCGGTGCCAACGGTGAGAAG GGAGAAGTTGGACCCCCTGGTCCTGCTGGAACTGCTGGTGCTCGAGGTGCCCCG GGTGAACGTGGAGAGACAGGCCCCCCTGGACCCGCTGGATTCGCCGGTCCCCCT GGTGCTGATGGCCAGCCTGGTGCCAAAGGTGAACAAGGAGAAGCCGGCCAGAAAGGTGACGCTGGTGCCCCCGGTCCTCAGGGCCCCTCTGGAGCTCCTGGGCCTCAG GGTCCTACTGGTGTGACTGGTCCTAAAGGAGCCCGAGGTGCTCAAGGCCCCCCG GGAGCCACCGGATTCCCCGGAGCAGCTGGCCGCGTCGGACCCCCAGGCTCCAAT GGCAACCCTGGACCCCCCGGTCCTCCTGGTCCTTCTGGAAAAGATGGTCCTAAAGGTGCTCGAGGAGACAGTGGCCCCCCTGGCCGAGCTGGTGACCCTGGCCTCCAAGGTCCTGCTGGACCCCCTGGCGAGAAGGGAGAGCCTGGAGATGATGGTCCTTCT GGTCCCGACGGTCCCCCAGGTCCTCAGGGTCTGGCTGGTCAGAGGGGCATCGTTGGTCTGCCTGGACAGCGTGGTGAGCGAGGATTCCCCGGCCTCCCCGGCCCCTCG GGTGAGCCTGGCAAGCAGGGAGCCCCTGGAGCATCTGGAGACCGAGGTCCCCCTGGCCCTGTGGGTCCTCCTGGCCTGACTGGTCCTGCTGGCGAGCCTGGACGTGAG GGAAGCCCCGGTGCTGACGGCCCCCCTGGCAGAGATGGCGCGGCTGGAGTCAAG GGTGACCGTGGAGAGACTGGTGCCGTGGGTGCCCCTGGAGCCCCCGGGCCCCCTGGCTCTCCTGGCCCCGCCGGCCCAGTTGGCAAGCAGGGAGACCGAGGAGAAGCT GGCGCACAAGGTCCCATGGGACCTGCAGGACCTGCTGGAGCCCGGGGAATGCCA GGCCCTCAAGGCCCCCGAGGTGACAAAGGAGAAACTGGAGAGGCTGGCGAGAGGGGACTGAAGGGACACCGTGGCTTCACTGGTCTGCAGGGTCTGCCCGGCCCCCCT GGTCCTTCTGGAGACCAGGGTGCTTCCGGTCCTGCAGGTCCTTCTGGCCCCAGA GGTCCTCCTGGCCCCGTCGGTCCCTCTGGCAAAGATGGTGCTAACGGAATCCCTGGCCCCATTGGACCTCCTGGGCCCCGTGGACGTTCCGGCGAGACTGGCCCTGCT GGTCCTCCTGGAAACCCTGGACCCCCTGGCCCTCCTGGCCCCCCTGGCCCTGGCATCGACATGTCTGCCTTTGCTGGCCTTGGCCAGAGAGAGAAGGGCCCTGATCCTCTGCAGTACATGCGGGCCGACGAGGCAGCCGGCAACCTGAGACAGCATGATGCCGAGGTGGACGCCACACTCAAGTCCCTCAACAACCAGATCGAGAGCCTCCGCAGCCCCGAGGGCTCCCGCAAGAACCCAGCTCGCACCTGCCGAGACCTGAAACTCTGCCACCCTGAGTGGAAGAGCG GAGACTACTGGATCGACCCCAACCAGGGCTGCACCCTGGATGCCATGAAGGTTTTCTGCAACATGGAGACTGGCGAGACCTGCGTCTACCCCAACCCGGCCAGCGTCCCCAAGAAGAACTGGTGGAGCAGCAAGAGCAAGGACAAGAAACACATCTGGTTTGGAGAAACCATCAACGGTGGCTTCCAC TTCAGCTATGGAGATGACAACCTGGCTCCCAACACCGCCAACGTCCAGATGACCTTCCTGCGCCTGCTGTCCACCGAGGGCTCTCAGAACATCACCTACCACTGCAAGAACAGCATTGCCTACCTGGACGAAGCTGCTGGCAACCTCAAGAAGGCTCTGCTCATCCAGGGCTCCAACGATGTGGAGATCCGGGCTGAGGGCAACAGCAGGTTCACATACACCGTTCTGAAGGATGGCTGCACG AAACACACCGGTAAGTGGGGCAAGACTATGATCGAGTACCGGTCACAGAAGACCTCCCGTCTGCCCATCATTGACATTGCACCCATGGACATAGGAGGGCCCGAGCAGGAATTCGGTGTGGACATAGGGCCTGTCTGCTTCTTGTAA